The region CCCTATCTTGATTGGACGTCCGGCTGCGGGACCGTCGCCGTCCATGCCGATAATGCCGTCCATCACGGTCAGCCTGGGTCGGACACACTCCGCCAAATCCACTAGCATCTCCGAGAAAGCATTGGCGTTCTGCATCCTCATGTGATACTCGGCTTTCCTCAGTCCTGGAATCAACCCATAGAGATTCTTCACAGCCCCAGTGAGGCCTGTGAAGGTGTGGGTCTTCATTTTGGCCAGGGAGATCACCCCGTCGACTGATCTCAGGGTGGAGGCGATCTCGAATGACTTGGCCACCTTGCCGTTCGGCACGGGGAACTTCTCAGCATCGATCAGCAGTACGAACTCGACCCCTTCCTCGTCGCACACCTTCCCGATGCCAGTCGACTCTGCCAGGTTCTTCAAGGTCCTTTCGGTCGCTCTTCCGCCAGGCGTATCACCGACCAAAGGCGTTCCCCCCGCTTCGCGAACCAGGTGGATCATAGCCCTGACGATCTCTGGATGGGTTGTGACCGCTTCCTCGGGAGGCTTCGGCGATAGCATGTTCGGCTTCAGCAGTATCTTCTCACCTCGCGAGACGAACTTCCCAATGCCTCCGAGGTCATCCACGGCCATGCGCATGGCGGCCTTGACGTCCTCCGCCTGATATCCCGGACAACGCGCGATTGCCACCCTGGCCGGTCTCACATTGTCGGACTTGACCTGGACATTCCTTTGAGAATTCATGGAATCCGTCCTGCGGAGACCCCCCAATTCATCGGGGGGAGGAAGCAGGTCGCCAGACCCTCCGCAACTTCTGATCCCTGATATACCTCGCTATCGCTTCCGCAGACACATGCCCCACCGTCCCAATGTAGTAGCTCGGGCTCCACAGATGCCCCCGCTGGAACATCGTCCGCAGGATTGGATGCTCGTCGAACAACACCCTCGCGCTGATCCCTTTCAGAGCCTTTACGATCCCGACAGAGGATTCTGTCGGGGGTGCTCCGATGAAGAGATGCACATGGTCGGCCATCACTTCCAGCTCCTTGACTTCCGAGCCCCGAGACTCCGCTATCGC is a window of Candidatus Thermoplasmatota archaeon DNA encoding:
- a CDS encoding DUF362 domain-containing protein — encoded protein: MNSQRNVQVKSDNVRPARVAIARCPGYQAEDVKAAMRMAVDDLGGIGKFVSRGEKILLKPNMLSPKPPEEAVTTHPEIVRAMIHLVREAGGTPLVGDTPGGRATERTLKNLAESTGIGKVCDEEGVEFVLLIDAEKFPVPNGKVAKSFEIASTLRSVDGVISLAKMKTHTFTGLTGAVKNLYGLIPGLRKAEYHMRMQNANAFSEMLVDLAECVRPRLTVMDGIIGMDGDGPAAGRPIKIGLIIASDNVHALDAVFAELVGAEFDCVQTIAIAQRRGLLPRSPPHAEVSEGGLDEFRIKDFKMPGSPNPFARISAAIIRVASEGASRKPVFSKSRCDLCGTCIESCPARALRRGERRPAIDRGRCIRCYCCQELCPNKAIALKRLAARSLGRAAWSRTKRMLGRRRG
- the tnpA gene encoding IS200/IS605 family transposase, with the translated sequence MTYHFVWCAKCRKELPLVVQKSLRTVMTAIAESRGSEVKELEVMADHVHLFIGAPPTESSVGIVKALKGISARVLFDEHPILRTMFQRGHLWSPSYYIGTVGHVSAEAIARYIRDQKLRRVWRPASSPR